The following DNA comes from Desulfobaculum xiamenense.
TGGCATTGACCAAAGAGAACTCGAATAGTTTTGGATTCATATGCGCCCCCCCCTTTTTTAAGCTTTTTGTCGACATATACTTTGTTTTTCAAAAATCCAGGACCTGCGTGACATAGTGAGATTTGCCCATTTACTGGACTAATCAGGAATGGGAGGATTGCTTTCACTCCCATAAACGGTTAGCAAGTTAGATATTCAGTTAACTATTGGCCAAAAAAGTCAAGACATTAAAAAGGTGGAGGCCCCCCGCCTCCACCAAAACCCCCATTTCATAAACGAAAAAGCCCTCGGATTTCCGAAGGCTTTTTCGTTTTCTGGCGTGCCGGGATTCGAGTTTCAGGCTGGGGCTACACGTTGGCTCTACAACTCTGCAGCAGGAATTACCGGCATCGTTCCATATGGAGTATGGGATACGGTTTGCCCATGCCATCTGTGGGCGAGCGTCTTGTAACCTTGAATCCTTGGGCAAGATAAAATTTGTGTGCCTCTGGATTCTGTTCATTCACATCAACCTTGGTTACGCCACACGTATCGACAGCGTAGGTCGTTAAGGCTTTGCCAAGTCCTTTGCGGAAGTGTTCTGGAGCGATAAACAGCATTTCCAACATTTCACCAGAAATGCCCATGAATCCCATGATATTGTCTGCTTGATCTTTAATCAGATAGACATCGACCGCAGGCAGAGCAGAATTCAATATCAGCGCCCTCAGCTCCTGAATATATTCTTCTGGCACAAAAGCGTGAGTTGCTCTTACAGAAGCTTCCCAGACCTTTATGATTTCTTCGTAATCATGTTGTGTTCCATGCTCAATATTCATTTTTCCGCCTTGATATCAGGTTGCGGTAAGCACTCTTAACGCCAAACACCGCACATCTATCACGCGGATTATTCACTCGCAATGGCAATATAAAGCGGATGCGCCACGATAGGTAGCTCAAGCGGCTGCGACATCTCATGCGCCGCAGCCGCATCGTTTAAGCCTTTGTGGCGCGCAGTCGTGCCGCGGCGGCGACCATGTTGGTCAGGGCCGGGATCACTTCGTTCCACTGGCGAGTCTTCAGGCCGCAGTCCGGGTTGATCCATAGGCGTTCGACCGGAATGCGCTCGGCGGCCTTGCGCATCAGTTGCACGATGTGCTCCTCCGTCGGGATATTGGGCGAATGGATGTCGTACACGCCCGGTCCGATCTCGTTGGGATACCTGAACGTGTCGAAGACATCGAGCAACTCCATGTCTGACCGCGAGGTCTCGATGGTGATGACGTCGGCGTCCATGGCTGCAATGGAGTCGATAATGTCATTGAATTCGGAATAGCACATGTGGGTATGGATCTGCGTTTCGTCCGACACGCCATTGGCGGTGATGTGGAAGGCGCTGACCGCCCAGTCGAGGTATTCCTTCCACTGCGCCCTGCGCAACGGCAGCCCTTCGCGAAGCGCGGCTTCGTCAATCTGGATTATGCGCACACCCGCCCTTTCGAGATCGAGCACTTCCTCGCGAATGGCCAGCGCGAGTTGGGCGCAGGATGCCGAGCGCGGCTGGTCGTCGCGCACGAAGGACCAGTTGAGAATGGTTACCGGCCCTGTCAGCATGCCTTTCATCGGCTTGTCGGTCAGCGATTGGGCGTAGGTGATCCAGTCCACCGTCATGGCCTGCGGGCGGCTGATGTCGCCAAACAGGATGGGCGGCTTCACGCAGCGCGAACCGTAGGACTGGACCCATCCGAACTGGCTGAATGCGTAGCCTTCGAGACGTTCGCCGAAGTATTCCACCATATCGTTGCGCTCGGCCTCGCCATGCACGAACACATCAAGCCCCAATCCTTCCTGTTCTCGCACGCACCGCGCGATCTCGGCCCGGATGATCTCACGATAGGCCGTCTCGTCGATGTCCCCAGCACGGAAGCGGCTGCGCGTCTGGCGGATTTCCGCCGTCTGCGGGAAGGAGCCGATGGTCGTGGTCGGGAACGGCGGCAGCTTCAGCAGCGCGGCCTGCCTCTGGGCTCGGTGAGCGTAGGGACTGTTGCGGTGGTGCCGCAGTTCGCCAATTTTCGCGACGCGGGCTTGGACTGCGGGGTTGTGCACCCGGGGGGACTGTCGGCGTGCGTCCATGGCGGAGCGGTTGGTCTCCAGCGCTGCCTTCACGCTTGCCCGGCCATGATTGAGTGCGTTCGCGAGTACGCGTAGCTCGTCCAGCTTCTGCCGGGCGAAGGCCAGCCACGATTTCAATTCCGCGTCGAGCTTCTCTTCGCTTTCCAGATCCACGGGCACGTGCAGCAGCGAGCAGGACGGTGCGAGCCACAGCCGATCGCCCCGCGTCCGGGCCACGGGTTCCAGCCAGTCCAGCGTGGCGTTCAGGTCCGTCTTCCAGATGTTGCGGCCGTTGACGACGCCTAGCGAGAGCACGCTTTCCGCCGGAAGCTGCGCGTTCAGGGCTTCGACCTCATCTCGTGCGTTCACGGCATCCAGATGCACACCCTGCACCGGCAGCGCGGCGACCAGCGGCAGGTTCTCGCGCAGTTGACCGAAATACGTTGTCAGCAGCAGCTTGACACTTCCGGTGTTCAGGGTCCGATAGGCTGTGGAGAAGGCCTGCGTCCACTCTTCGTCGAGTTCCGTGACGAGGATTGGTTCGTCAATCTGTACCCATGTTGCGCCATGCGTGGCCAATGCGTTCAGGAGTTCCACATACGCTGGCAGCAGGCGCGGCAGCAGTGCAAGCCGATCCGAGTCGTCCCGGGCCTTGCCGATGGCGAGATAGGTGACGGGACCGATGATCACCGGCTTGGCCGCAACGCCCTGCGCCCGCGCTTCGTCCAACTGTTCCAGCAGTCGCGAGGAGTTCACGGCGAAGGTCGTGTCGGCGGTGAATTCCGGGACGATGTAGTGATAGTTGGTGTCGAACCACTTGGTCATCTCGCCAGCAGTCACGCCGTTCGGGCACTGCGCCTTCTGGTCCGCCGCAGGGGCCGAGCGTCCGCGCGCAATGCGGAAAGAGCTATCCAGCGCGTCACCCTCGTGGTGACGCACCCGTTCGGGGAGGTTGCCCAGTGTGAAGCTCATGTCCAGCACGTGGTCGTAGAAGGCGAAGTCGCCAACCGGAACGAAATCCAGAGCCGATTGATCACGCCAGTGGCGTTGACGCAGTTGCGCGCCCTTGGCCTTGAGTTCGTCGCGGGATATCTGTCCCTTCCAGTAGGATTCGAGTGCGAATTTCAATTCGCGCCGAGCCCCGATGCGGGGAAATCCGAGATTGTGGGTGTAAGCCATGAATCTTTCCTTTCTTGTGGTTCGGGGAAGCCATGACCAGAGATAGCGCTTTGAATCCATGAATGAAAATGGTAAGTTTTCACACTTCAATGAATTCTGTTCATATAAGGAAAGCGCTCAATGCCCACTCTCGAACGCGACCATTTGGAAATCATCCGTGCTGTGGACCAGTGCGGTTCGCTGACCGCCGCCGCAAAACGGTTGCGCCTCACGCAGTCCGCGTTGAGTCACAGCATTTGCAAGCTGGAAAGCCAGATCGGCGTTGCCATCTGGCACCGGGAGGGACGCCGCCTGCGGCCGACGCAGGCTGGCGCGTATCTGCTTGCCATGGCCCATAGGCTTATTCCGCAATTCGTCCAAGCCGAGGAACGCCTCCGGCAGTTCGCACATGGCGAACGCGGAACGCTGCGCATCGGGATGGAGTGCCACCCCTGCTACCAGTGGCTATTGAAGATCGCCTCTCCCTATCTGGCCGCATGGCCGGGAGTGGACATGGATGTGAGGCAGCAGTTCAAGTTCGGCGGCATCGGGGCGCTGTTCGGATACGAAATAGACCTCCTGGTGACGCCGGATCCGCTCTTCAAGCCTGGCCTGCTCTTCGAACCCGTCTTCGACTACGAGCAGGTGCTTGTGGTCGGCACGAGTCATCCCCTGCGCGACGCGGCCCATGCTCTACCCGCTCAGCTGGCCGACGAAACCCTGATCACTTATCCGGTCTCGACCGACCGGCTCGATGTCTTCACCCGTTTTCTCACGCCCTCAGGGATTGCCCCGAAGCGGCACAAACTGATCGAAACCACGGACATCATCCTGCAGATGGTGGAAAGCGGTCGTGGTGTCACGGCGTTGCCGCGTTGGCTTGTCGAGGAATACATGGAGAGGTTCGACGTGCTTCCCATTCGCCTTGGTCCGCGAGGAATCGACAAGCAGATCTTTCTCGGTATCCGCGAGGCTGATGCCGACATAGACTACCTGCGCGCGTTTCTGGCGCTGGCGCGGTCACATCGCTCCGTAGCGGGGAATGTTGAGAACGAGAGTGTGTGATTTGGGCGGGACGCTGTCGGCGGATTCAGGAGCTCGCTGAAGGCACCCGCGTTGTGTCCGGATATGGCTCCATGCCCCCTGCCCCGTTCCCGCATCCGCCATTCACATCCCCTGACCGATTCTGATTCTGCATATCAACTGCAATGCAAAAATGTTGCACTGCGGCTTTTTTTGAGTGTATTGATGCGGTTGTCGTACGTGCGAGGTTGCGGATGTGCTTGGCGACATGCCCTATTCCGAATCCTTGAATGCATGATCGTGGCGTGATCGGCGAGAGTCTTTATGTGTCTCTGCGTCTGCCGCGTTCTCGTGTTTCTGGCGTTTAGGGCGGGATATCCTTTGTGTCACATTCCGCCTTCCGGTACCATGCAACGCAGGATGCGCAATGGATTTGCGGCTTCCCGAAGTGTGTTTCATGATGCCATTGGAAACAGATGTTCAACATGCGAAATGGCGATGTTCGTCGCCATTCGGATACGGTTCGGAGAATGACGCGTTGACGACGCAATTCAGGGCCATCACGGTTTCCTTTGTGGCGGGAGTCTGTATCCTGCTCTTCAAGTTCGCCGCATATGCGCTTTCCGGCTCCGCCGCGCTCCTTTCCGATGCGCTGGAGTCCATCATCAACGTGGTGGCGAGCGCCTTTGCCATGTGGAGTGTCCATGTGTCGCTGACGCCGCCCGACGAGAACCATCCCTATGGACACGGAAAGATCGAGTATTTCTCTGTCCTTTTTGAGGGCGCGCTGATCCTTTTGGCTGCGGCGGGCATCGTCGCGACGTCCGTCCCCAAGGTCCTGCACCCACAGCCTCTGCCGAAGCTCGATGTCGCCATGGCGATTTCCGCATTCGCATCGCTGCTGAACCTCGCCGTTGGCCTGTATCTCATCCGCGTTGGCAAGCGTACGGCCACAATGACGCTCACCGCGGACGGGAAACATCTCATAACGGACGTCTACACGACGGCCGGAGTCATCGCGGGTCTGATTGTCGTGCGTGTGACGGGATACTTCTGGATTGACGGTGCCATCGCCTGCGTCCTTGCCCTGCATATTTCGCGTACAGGATACGACCTGGTCCGCCAATCCATAAGAGGCCTTATGGACGAAAAGGACGCCGGGCTCGTCGAGGAACTGTACGCGATACTTGCCGACATCCGACGCCCCGAGTGGCTGTCCGTGCACAATGTGCGGGCGTGGCGATCCGGGCGCAGCATTCACGTAGACATGCATCTTGTCTTGCCGAGGAAGCTCTCCTTCGAAGAGGCCCAGATCAACACGCACCTCATCGAAAGCGAAATCCGCAAGCGAATTCCCCATGTTTCGGATATCCTTGTGCGGACGGAACTGTGCGACGAGCGGGACTGCCATGTTTGCCCGTTTGGCGGCTGCGACATCGCCGGAAAATGACGTCGCCGTTGGTCTGCCCTTTTGCGCGCCCTGATGCGTAACTCCGGCGGCATCGAAGAGGGAGGACACCCTCTTCCTGGATGACGACCTCTTCCCCGGCGGCTGAGCGGGTGCGACTTTTTCCAACGTTTCCGCATCCGGCGCTTCCTTTCCGTCATTGACGCAAAGCTCGTGGCCGCCAAGCGCCTTTTGGGATACATTCTGCCGGTGGTCCGAATGTCGGATTGGAAAGCGAAGGGACGGGAGCAACTCGACCATGCACGGCGCAACGCTTCTCCTGATCATTCTCGCCGCCGGAATGGCGAGCCAGTGGGTGGCATGGCGCATCCGAATTCCGGCCATCGTCATCATGATTGGCGCGGGGCTGACGCTTGGCCCAGTCGCCGGGATAATCAGGATCGACCTTCCCCAGCGTGAGCTGACCGATCTGATCGGGCTTGGCGTGGCCATCATTCTCTTCGAAGGCGGCATGGACCTGAAGTTCGGCGAGTTTCGGCGCGTCGGCCGGGGCATTGGCCGCCTTACCGTCCTCTGCCCTCCGCTGGCATGGCTGTTCGGCGCGCTTGCGGCGCGCCATGTGGCGGGATTGAGCTGGCCCGTGGCCTGTGTGCTGGGGGCCATTCTCGTCGTCACCGGGCCTACCGTCATCCAGCCGCTCCTACGCCAGAGTCGGTTGCGCAAAAAATCCACGCTCCTCCTGAAATGGGAAAGCATCGTCAACGACCCCATCGGCGTGCTGTTTGCGGTGCTCACCTTCCAGTATTTCACCACCGTCGGCGGCGGATGGGGCGACACGCTCGTCCGCATCGGCGTGGCGCTTGTCGTTGCGGCGGTGCTTGGCGGTCTGGGCGGGTGGCTCATCGCCGGACTCTACCGACGCGGGCTGGTGCCGGAGCATCTGAAGCCCCCGGCACTCATGCTGCTTGTTCTGCTCGTCTATGCGATCAGCAACATGTTCCAGCACGAAGCCGGACTTCTGAGCGTGACGGTCATGGGCCTCGTCATCGGCAACGTGCGGCTTGTCGAGCGTAACGCCTTGCAGCGTTTCAAGGAAAACCTCACCGTCATCCTGCTGGCCATCCTGTTCATCGTCATCCCTTCGCAGCTCGAAGTTCGGCATCTGCAAATGCTCGACTGGCGCAGTGTGCTCTTTGTGCTGGCGATTCTCCTGATCGTGCGTCCCGCCTCCATCGCTCTGGCGACCATTGGCGCACCCATCCAGCGCGAGGACAAGCTGCTGCTCGCATGGGTTGCCCCACGCGGCATCGTCGCCGCCGCAACGGCGGGCATCCTCGGGCCGGAACTCGTGGCTGCGGGGTTTCCCGACGCGCAACGGCTGTTGCCCATCATGTTTCTGGTCATCATTTCCACGGTGCTGCTGCATGGGCTGACCATTGGCGGTCTGGCCAGACGCCTCGGCCTTGCCGCGGCGGCGCAGAACGGCCTACTCATCGTGGGGGCTTCGCCTTGGGCCAGGGCCCTTGCGAGCGCCCTTCACGATCTTGGCATCAACGTCATGCTGGCCGATGGCGCGTTACCCCGGCTCATGGCCGCCCGCGTGGACGGCGTGGAGGTCTATTTCGGCGAAGTGCTTTCCGAACACGCCGAGCACTCCCTTGAAACGCAGCACCTGAGCTACCTGCTCTGCGCCACCGACAACGATTTCTACAACGCGCTGGTCTGCAAGGCTCGCGGGCGCGGCTTTGGCCTGCACCGGACCTTCCAGTTGGCCATCCATCAGGAAATCGGCCCGGAACTGCACCGCGTGCCGGTGCAGCAGCGCGGACACACCGCCTTTGACGAACGGGCAACATTCGAAGCCCTGCACCAGTACCTTGATGCCGGATGGACAATCCGTGCCGTCGGCCTGCGGCAGAAGGACGATTTTGCGCTGCTTTCCGAGAGCCTCGGGGTTGCGGGACGTGATTGGTTTCTGCTTGGCGGCGTCTCGCCCAGCGGACAATTCCGGCTGTACTCACGGGAGCTGGCTTTCAACCCCGATGCGGGATGGACGCTTCTGATCTTTGCGCCGGAGCGCGCACCGCGAGCACAGGGCTGACGAACGGGCGGGACGCGTTCGCTCCGTACGGAAAAGCAAGAAGAAGGCCCGTCATGAACGGCGAAATACGCCGAACATGACGGGCCTTGTGTTGTCCGTGTGAGAGATGAAAGCTTTCGCGTCCAGCGTTCAGACGGAAGCGAAAACCGTTGGGGTCAGCTAGAAGTTCACCTGCACTTGTAGCCATCCGCTCTGCTGGATACGATCCCCATTTTCCTCTCTGGAATAGCCGAGTTCGAGGGATGTGTCGCCGTTGGTGACGGTGCAGCTGGCCTGCGCGCCAAAGCTCATATCGTCATTGGTGTCCGTCATGTCCTTGCGGGAGCCGAGCAGTTCCATGTAGCTTGCAGTCTCTCCGTCCGTTAGGACCTGATCAGCGAAGATGCGCAGGCTGGGCAGAATCGAGACGTCGCCGAAGGCCAGACGTCGCATCAGACGAAGGCTTGCCGTGGCGTAAAGCTCGTTCTCGTCAACATCGCCGTAGGTGGTGGACGGACCAGCGACGTTGGAAGTCGTGAAGCCGTCCTGATGAATCCATTCGTGCCGCAGGCTGAGTTCCGGGGCCAGAAGCGTGTGCTCGGTGGGCCTGCATTCGTAGCTTCCGGTCAGCATGGTCGAGGCTCCACGGCTGCCGTAGGTGGCGTGCTCCCGGTTTGCGGGGGCGTCGTCGCGGAATTCGTTCTGCGAGATGAACAGTGTGGACGAGGCGCGAAGGGCGAGGCTCTGCGAGAAGCGGTGCAGACCCTGAACGCCCAGCGAGAAATTGGAGATGTCGACCTTGCGGTCCTGATTGGCGAGCGAGGCGAAGTTGATGTCGCCGCTGCCCACGCCGACATGGAAGCCGACGACGTCGTCGCTACTCACGGCGCGGTTATAGCCTGCGGAAATGCCACGAGCCGTGCCGGTATAGTCATCGTCGTCGGTGCGGATCACGTAGGGCATGAGGAAGACGGAATGGGACTTGTCGTCGGTGTCGAGCGCGCCATGTCGTTCGCCGGGGACGACCCCTCCCGCGGAGGCCAGCATGGTCCCTTCCGCATCGTTTTGCGCGTAGAAGTCGCCTATTCTGAACGCGGCGTTGACGAGAGCCTGATCGGAGATGTCTACGCACTTGCTCACGATCATGTTGGAGCTTTCGACGGCCTTGAGCGCCGGAGCGGATTTCGGATTGTAGTTCAGCCGCACGGCTTCGTTTGCACCGATCACTTCGAGGTCCACATCCGCCGGGGTGTCGCAGACGATGCTTTCGAAGGCGTTGGCCTCGCCCGCGACGAACTCGTCCACCTTGTACGGCGTGTTTAGAAGTGTCTGCGGGCTCACGTGGACATGCAGCGTGGAGTCGGCGAGGTCGAAGGTGCCGGTGCTCCCGTGTCTCCACCTGCCGATGAAGGCATCGGGGTCGTGCGCAAGGAGGATGGCGTATTCCCTAACCGCGAAGGTGCCGTCAGTGGCGTAGACGTCGTAGGCTGTCGTCGTTCCGGTGTCGGTGGAGGCGGAGGCGTTGATAAAACCTGTGGAATGCAGGGTGCAATTGTTTCCGCCCATGATGCCGTAGGCTTTGGCATGTCCGATTGCCGAGACGGCGGAGGCATTGATGGTTCCGCTGTTCACTATTGTCGAGCCAGAGCCAGCCTCAATGCCGAAGGCCTGAGCATTCAGAGAACTTTCAGTTGTTCCGGCGTATGCCGTTGACGTCAACATTCCGGAATTGTTGATGGTGCTATCTGTGATGACAGCGATGCCCGTGGCGGAGGTCAGCATCATAGATCCGCCCGTATCCGGCACGGATGTGGCTGGAGTCTGTGCGTTGTCGCCATGGGCCGTAACAGCGATGGTCCCGGTGTTACTGCACAGCACCCTTCGGTTTCCGTAGATGCCAGTGGCAATAACGACTGTGGGAGCTGTTCCAGTATGCGTATCGCCCTGCAAACCACCTGCCGCATCAACCAAGATTTGGCCGGAGTTGAAGCAGTGACTGTCCTCGCCACACCCGATGCCTGCGGCGAGGGATTGCGCTTTGAACGATGTGGCTGCCGCATAGTCCGAAAGTTTGGTGGAAACGGCAATGGTGCCGTTGTTGACGGCCACGCATTCGGAATAACCCGGCAACGGCGCTTCAGGGCCGTCACTGAATGGCGTGAGGCCGGAGCGTGTGACCCACATGCCGTAGGAGATGGCCTTGGGGTTGCCGGTGCCGATGCCATCAAGCTCGCTCACACCCGAATACGTGTAGAGTGAACCGTTGTTGACGGCGACTCCGCCGTTGATGACCGCCTGACCAAAGGTCAAGGCCCTATCGCCAAATACTCCGATGCCAAAGGCGCTTGGCGTTTCGGCCAGGATGGTTGCTGATCCGTTGTTGACGCTGAACATGGCATCGCCGCCTGCACAAAAGCCAGCTGCGAGGGTGGCGCCTGCGGTTTCGCCACACGGCGGCATGGGCGGGGCGGTGTTCAACATGTCGGTCACGAAGACTTCGTCATGAATGGCCAGTCGCCCGAAGTAGGCTTCGAGGTCATCCTGATAGTCCTGTTGCGTGTACTCATCCTGAAAGCCGAGGAGGTCGCCGCTTTTCGCTTGTGCCGGGAATCCGGCCGTCATGATGAGTGCGAAAGCCAAGGTAACAATCATGTGCTGTCGAATCATTTGAACTCCAAATCCGGTCTGATGAAATGCTTTGCATATATAACCAGTAGACATGCAACAATGTGCTCGCACATTACAATGAGGATATTGCTAAAAGATATGTCAGCGTCGTCTATTGTGGCCTCTCACATATCAATGCAAAAAGTGTAGACAGCGCAAGTGTGTGGTATGTATCATACAACCTGATGCCGCGTTTGATTGCATTATTTTTGTCATCGATGCATCATCAATATGTGGCGCTTATTGTTTTGCTATATTCTTCTGAGTGTAGATGAATTTCAAAACAGCAAAATTTCGAACATATGGGCATCGATGTCAAACATAACATGAATATGCGTACGCTACTTCTGATATGAACACGTTTTCGAGTTGATCCGTCACA
Coding sequences within:
- a CDS encoding GNAT family N-acetyltransferase produces the protein MNIEHGTQHDYEEIIKVWEASVRATHAFVPEEYIQELRALILNSALPAVDVYLIKDQADNIMGFMGISGEMLEMLFIAPEHFRKGLGKALTTYAVDTCGVTKVDVNEQNPEAHKFYLAQGFKVTRRSPTDGMGKPYPILHMERCR
- the metE gene encoding 5-methyltetrahydropteroyltriglutamate--homocysteine S-methyltransferase; the encoded protein is MAYTHNLGFPRIGARRELKFALESYWKGQISRDELKAKGAQLRQRHWRDQSALDFVPVGDFAFYDHVLDMSFTLGNLPERVRHHEGDALDSSFRIARGRSAPAADQKAQCPNGVTAGEMTKWFDTNYHYIVPEFTADTTFAVNSSRLLEQLDEARAQGVAAKPVIIGPVTYLAIGKARDDSDRLALLPRLLPAYVELLNALATHGATWVQIDEPILVTELDEEWTQAFSTAYRTLNTGSVKLLLTTYFGQLRENLPLVAALPVQGVHLDAVNARDEVEALNAQLPAESVLSLGVVNGRNIWKTDLNATLDWLEPVARTRGDRLWLAPSCSLLHVPVDLESEEKLDAELKSWLAFARQKLDELRVLANALNHGRASVKAALETNRSAMDARRQSPRVHNPAVQARVAKIGELRHHRNSPYAHRAQRQAALLKLPPFPTTTIGSFPQTAEIRQTRSRFRAGDIDETAYREIIRAEIARCVREQEGLGLDVFVHGEAERNDMVEYFGERLEGYAFSQFGWVQSYGSRCVKPPILFGDISRPQAMTVDWITYAQSLTDKPMKGMLTGPVTILNWSFVRDDQPRSASCAQLALAIREEVLDLERAGVRIIQIDEAALREGLPLRRAQWKEYLDWAVSAFHITANGVSDETQIHTHMCYSEFNDIIDSIAAMDADVITIETSRSDMELLDVFDTFRYPNEIGPGVYDIHSPNIPTEEHIVQLMRKAAERIPVERLWINPDCGLKTRQWNEVIPALTNMVAAAARLRATKA
- a CDS encoding LysR family transcriptional regulator, which produces MPTLERDHLEIIRAVDQCGSLTAAAKRLRLTQSALSHSICKLESQIGVAIWHREGRRLRPTQAGAYLLAMAHRLIPQFVQAEERLRQFAHGERGTLRIGMECHPCYQWLLKIASPYLAAWPGVDMDVRQQFKFGGIGALFGYEIDLLVTPDPLFKPGLLFEPVFDYEQVLVVGTSHPLRDAAHALPAQLADETLITYPVSTDRLDVFTRFLTPSGIAPKRHKLIETTDIILQMVESGRGVTALPRWLVEEYMERFDVLPIRLGPRGIDKQIFLGIREADADIDYLRAFLALARSHRSVAGNVENESV
- a CDS encoding cation diffusion facilitator family transporter, which gives rise to MTTQFRAITVSFVAGVCILLFKFAAYALSGSAALLSDALESIINVVASAFAMWSVHVSLTPPDENHPYGHGKIEYFSVLFEGALILLAAAGIVATSVPKVLHPQPLPKLDVAMAISAFASLLNLAVGLYLIRVGKRTATMTLTADGKHLITDVYTTAGVIAGLIVVRVTGYFWIDGAIACVLALHISRTGYDLVRQSIRGLMDEKDAGLVEELYAILADIRRPEWLSVHNVRAWRSGRSIHVDMHLVLPRKLSFEEAQINTHLIESEIRKRIPHVSDILVRTELCDERDCHVCPFGGCDIAGK
- a CDS encoding cation:proton antiporter produces the protein MHGATLLLIILAAGMASQWVAWRIRIPAIVIMIGAGLTLGPVAGIIRIDLPQRELTDLIGLGVAIILFEGGMDLKFGEFRRVGRGIGRLTVLCPPLAWLFGALAARHVAGLSWPVACVLGAILVVTGPTVIQPLLRQSRLRKKSTLLLKWESIVNDPIGVLFAVLTFQYFTTVGGGWGDTLVRIGVALVVAAVLGGLGGWLIAGLYRRGLVPEHLKPPALMLLVLLVYAISNMFQHEAGLLSVTVMGLVIGNVRLVERNALQRFKENLTVILLAILFIVIPSQLEVRHLQMLDWRSVLFVLAILLIVRPASIALATIGAPIQREDKLLLAWVAPRGIVAAATAGILGPELVAAGFPDAQRLLPIMFLVIISTVLLHGLTIGGLARRLGLAAAAQNGLLIVGASPWARALASALHDLGINVMLADGALPRLMAARVDGVEVYFGEVLSEHAEHSLETQHLSYLLCATDNDFYNALVCKARGRGFGLHRTFQLAIHQEIGPELHRVPVQQRGHTAFDERATFEALHQYLDAGWTIRAVGLRQKDDFALLSESLGVAGRDWFLLGGVSPSGQFRLYSRELAFNPDAGWTLLIFAPERAPRAQG
- a CDS encoding autotransporter outer membrane beta-barrel domain-containing protein → MIRQHMIVTLAFALIMTAGFPAQAKSGDLLGFQDEYTQQDYQDDLEAYFGRLAIHDEVFVTDMLNTAPPMPPCGETAGATLAAGFCAGGDAMFSVNNGSATILAETPSAFGIGVFGDRALTFGQAVINGGVAVNNGSLYTYSGVSELDGIGTGNPKAISYGMWVTRSGLTPFSDGPEAPLPGYSECVAVNNGTIAVSTKLSDYAAATSFKAQSLAAGIGCGEDSHCFNSGQILVDAAGGLQGDTHTGTAPTVVIATGIYGNRRVLCSNTGTIAVTAHGDNAQTPATSVPDTGGSMMLTSATGIAVITDSTINNSGMLTSTAYAGTTESSLNAQAFGIEAGSGSTIVNSGTINASAVSAIGHAKAYGIMGGNNCTLHSTGFINASASTDTGTTTAYDVYATDGTFAVREYAILLAHDPDAFIGRWRHGSTGTFDLADSTLHVHVSPQTLLNTPYKVDEFVAGEANAFESIVCDTPADVDLEVIGANEAVRLNYNPKSAPALKAVESSNMIVSKCVDISDQALVNAAFRIGDFYAQNDAEGTMLASAGGVVPGERHGALDTDDKSHSVFLMPYVIRTDDDDYTGTARGISAGYNRAVSSDDVVGFHVGVGSGDINFASLANQDRKVDISNFSLGVQGLHRFSQSLALRASSTLFISQNEFRDDAPANREHATYGSRGASTMLTGSYECRPTEHTLLAPELSLRHEWIHQDGFTTSNVAGPSTTYGDVDENELYATASLRLMRRLAFGDVSILPSLRIFADQVLTDGETASYMELLGSRKDMTDTNDDMSFGAQASCTVTNGDTSLELGYSREENGDRIQQSGWLQVQVNF